The proteins below are encoded in one region of Salmo salar chromosome ssa02, Ssal_v3.1, whole genome shotgun sequence:
- the LOC106594054 gene encoding gastrula zinc finger protein XlCGF57.1 isoform X2: MHEFDEHQQSKWRGPDCNHGDQQSSKRLQGPEMVQSFDIVFKEEPEDDHEPWGQSNTGMSPASSLGSEETTSTSGEPEQHQENHQTATSSHRENHQTATSSHRENHQTATSSHRENHQTATSSHRENHQTATSSHRENHQTATSSHRENHQTATSSHRCCACGQEFPGAYDLMLHQRTHYVRNRVPCGTHTMTVKRECGHTEEEEEGEEVGGFIKCEEAATWDPPQLGMSPASSHGSEETTSTSGEPEQHQENHQTATSSHRCFGCGQKFPAACDLMLHQRTHIERGFYKSVCGELFYQKELLKTHHQKVDTGIPVQHQKNPKAKKSHDCVVCGKQLLEAMKLKRHMRTHTGEKPHGCSVCGRGFTQKGNLKTHMKTHRGLNPKLWSTGEDSPSTSGEPEQHQKNHTAKTFHNCIDCGEICQTLPALKKHMKTHTGKKLSYQCSLCGAEFTEKGQIQDHQLKHVGEKPYSCPDCGKCFVNESYIKIHQRTHTGERPYSCLVCGKSFMKKAYLKSHLLTHTGEKPYLCSICGKTYSREGTFKIHQRVHTGEKPYLCTECGKRFSCRANLYSHKKRHAGKPIGPKRQLGRPKQLPN, from the exons ATGCATGAG TTTGATGAACACCAACAGTCAAAATGGCGGGGTCCAGACTGTAACCATGGTGACCAGCAGAGCAGCAAGCGACTCCAGGGTCCCGAGATGGTCCAAAGTTTTGACATTGTATTCAAAGAGGAGCCAGAAGATGATCATGAACCTTGGGGTCAGAGTAATACTG GAATGAGTCCTGCCTCCAGCCTCGGCAGTGAGGAGACTACCTCTACATCAGGAGAACCTGAGCAACACCAGGAGAATCATCAGACAGCCACGTCGTCTCACCGGGAGAATCATCAGACAGCCAC GTCGTCTCACCGGGAGAATCATCAGACAGCCACGTCGTCTCACCGGGAGAATCATCAGACAGCCACGTCGTCTCACCGGGAGAATCATCAGACAGCCACGTCGTCTCACCGGGAGAATCATCAGACAGCCACGTCGTCTCACCGGGAGAATCATCAGACAGCCACGTCGTCTCACCGCTGCTGTGCCTGTGGACAGGAGTTCCCTGGTGCCTATGACCTCATGCTACACCAGAGGACTCACTATGTAAGGaacagggtgccatgtgggacacaTACCATGACTGTAAAGAGAGAGTGTGGTcacactgaggaggaggaggaaggagaggaagttgGTGGATTTATTAAATGTGAAGAAGCAGCTACTTGGGATCCTCCTCAACTCG GAATGAGTCCTGCCTCCAGCCACGGCAGTGAGGAGACTACCTCTACATCAGGAGAACCTGAGCAACACCAGGAGAATCATCAGACAGCCACGTCGTCTCACCGCTGCTTTGGCTGTGGACAGAAGTTCCCTGCTGCCTGTGACCTCATGTTACACCAGAggacacacatagagagaggcTTCTACAAGTCTGTTTGTGGAGAGCTGTTCTACCAGAAAGAGTTACTCAAAACACATCATCAGAAAGTTGACACAG GAATACCTGTACAACACCAGAAGAATCCCAAAGCTAAGAAGTCTCATGACTGTGTAGTGTGTGGAAAACAACTATTGGAAGCAATGAAGCTGAAGAGGCacatgagaacacacacaggagagaaacctcacgGTTGCTCTGTGTGCGGCAGGGGATTCACACAGAAAGGAAATCTGAAaacacacatgaaaacacacagAG GGTTGAACCCCAAATTGTGGTCCACTGGAGAGGACAGTCCCTCTACATCAGGAGAACCTGAACAACACCAGAAGAACCACACAGCTAAGACATTTCATAATTGCATAGATTGTGGGGAGATATGCCAAACTCTACCAgcactaaaaaaacacatgaaaactCACACCGGAAAGAAGCTGTCTTACCAATGCTCCCTTTGCGGGGCAGAATTCACTGAGAAAGGGCAAATCCAAGACCACCAGTTAAAGCATgttggagagaagccttactcctgcccTGACTGTGGGAAATGTTTCGTCAATGAAAGCTACATTAAAAttcaccagcgaacacacactggagagagaccCTACAGCTGCCTtgtgtgtggaaagagtttcatgAAAAAAGCATACTTAAAAAGTCAtttactgacacacactggagagaagccatacCTTTGCTCCATCTGTGGGAAGACATACAGTAGAGAAGGAACTTTCAAAATCCACCAGagagttcacacaggagagaaaccatacctGTGCACTGAATGTGGGAAGCGTTTCAGCTGTAGAGCAAACCTTTATTCACACAAGAAGAGACATGCTGGCAAACCCATAGGACCTAAACGGCAGTTAGGCAGACCGAAGCAACTGCCAAACTGA
- the LOC106594054 gene encoding gastrula zinc finger protein XlCGF57.1 isoform X1: MHEFDEHQQSKWRGPDCNHGDQQSSKRLQGPEMVQSFDIVFKEEPEDDHEPWGQSNTGMSPASSLGSEETTSTSGEPEQHQENHQTATSSHRENHQTATSSHRENHQTATSSHRENHQTATSSHRENHQTATSSHRENHQTATSSHRENHQTATSSHRCCACGQEFPGAYDLMLHQRTHYVRNRVPCGTHTMTVKRECGHTEEEEEGEEVGGFIKCEEAATWDPPQLGKGLGYDAIKEHKGMSPASSHGSEETTSTSGEPEQHQENHQTATSSHRCFGCGQKFPAACDLMLHQRTHIERGFYKSVCGELFYQKELLKTHHQKVDTGIPVQHQKNPKAKKSHDCVVCGKQLLEAMKLKRHMRTHTGEKPHGCSVCGRGFTQKGNLKTHMKTHRGLNPKLWSTGEDSPSTSGEPEQHQKNHTAKTFHNCIDCGEICQTLPALKKHMKTHTGKKLSYQCSLCGAEFTEKGQIQDHQLKHVGEKPYSCPDCGKCFVNESYIKIHQRTHTGERPYSCLVCGKSFMKKAYLKSHLLTHTGEKPYLCSICGKTYSREGTFKIHQRVHTGEKPYLCTECGKRFSCRANLYSHKKRHAGKPIGPKRQLGRPKQLPN; encoded by the exons ATGCATGAG TTTGATGAACACCAACAGTCAAAATGGCGGGGTCCAGACTGTAACCATGGTGACCAGCAGAGCAGCAAGCGACTCCAGGGTCCCGAGATGGTCCAAAGTTTTGACATTGTATTCAAAGAGGAGCCAGAAGATGATCATGAACCTTGGGGTCAGAGTAATACTG GAATGAGTCCTGCCTCCAGCCTCGGCAGTGAGGAGACTACCTCTACATCAGGAGAACCTGAGCAACACCAGGAGAATCATCAGACAGCCACGTCGTCTCACCGGGAGAATCATCAGACAGCCAC GTCGTCTCACCGGGAGAATCATCAGACAGCCACGTCGTCTCACCGGGAGAATCATCAGACAGCCACGTCGTCTCACCGGGAGAATCATCAGACAGCCACGTCGTCTCACCGGGAGAATCATCAGACAGCCACGTCGTCTCACCGGGAGAATCATCAGACAGCCACGTCGTCTCACCGCTGCTGTGCCTGTGGACAGGAGTTCCCTGGTGCCTATGACCTCATGCTACACCAGAGGACTCACTATGTAAGGaacagggtgccatgtgggacacaTACCATGACTGTAAAGAGAGAGTGTGGTcacactgaggaggaggaggaaggagaggaagttgGTGGATTTATTAAATGTGAAGAAGCAGCTACTTGGGATCCTCCTCAACTCGGTAAGGGGCTGGGATATGATGCCATTAAAGAACACAAAG GAATGAGTCCTGCCTCCAGCCACGGCAGTGAGGAGACTACCTCTACATCAGGAGAACCTGAGCAACACCAGGAGAATCATCAGACAGCCACGTCGTCTCACCGCTGCTTTGGCTGTGGACAGAAGTTCCCTGCTGCCTGTGACCTCATGTTACACCAGAggacacacatagagagaggcTTCTACAAGTCTGTTTGTGGAGAGCTGTTCTACCAGAAAGAGTTACTCAAAACACATCATCAGAAAGTTGACACAG GAATACCTGTACAACACCAGAAGAATCCCAAAGCTAAGAAGTCTCATGACTGTGTAGTGTGTGGAAAACAACTATTGGAAGCAATGAAGCTGAAGAGGCacatgagaacacacacaggagagaaacctcacgGTTGCTCTGTGTGCGGCAGGGGATTCACACAGAAAGGAAATCTGAAaacacacatgaaaacacacagAG GGTTGAACCCCAAATTGTGGTCCACTGGAGAGGACAGTCCCTCTACATCAGGAGAACCTGAACAACACCAGAAGAACCACACAGCTAAGACATTTCATAATTGCATAGATTGTGGGGAGATATGCCAAACTCTACCAgcactaaaaaaacacatgaaaactCACACCGGAAAGAAGCTGTCTTACCAATGCTCCCTTTGCGGGGCAGAATTCACTGAGAAAGGGCAAATCCAAGACCACCAGTTAAAGCATgttggagagaagccttactcctgcccTGACTGTGGGAAATGTTTCGTCAATGAAAGCTACATTAAAAttcaccagcgaacacacactggagagagaccCTACAGCTGCCTtgtgtgtggaaagagtttcatgAAAAAAGCATACTTAAAAAGTCAtttactgacacacactggagagaagccatacCTTTGCTCCATCTGTGGGAAGACATACAGTAGAGAAGGAACTTTCAAAATCCACCAGagagttcacacaggagagaaaccatacctGTGCACTGAATGTGGGAAGCGTTTCAGCTGTAGAGCAAACCTTTATTCACACAAGAAGAGACATGCTGGCAAACCCATAGGACCTAAACGGCAGTTAGGCAGACCGAAGCAACTGCCAAACTGA
- the LOC106594089 gene encoding zinc finger protein 182 isoform X2 codes for MDSEDPSSSSSSCTTEPQPTVSGDQEDSIHGDQKDTPQGQERVTVSLDINSETPTFNIVVKEEEDWELDNTGESPSHHSAAGERPSTSGEPEQHQIKRRTRQKKTHPCPDCGKHCQTLSALQIHMRTHTGEKPYTCSECGRGFTHQCSLRYHHQKKHSEQIKTDPDDKIGCCCGQEFSSKNVLEVHLKTNTGDKPYTCCVCEKTFTHKALLKVHQRSHTGEKPFSCALCEKSFTQKGNLTTHEKSHAGEKHPCSVCGKSFTQKGYLKIHQRLHCSEGELSPSASRELEHRQRRAKETHRCPDCGKEFPQTYYLDRHMRTHTGEKPYQCSVCGMSFTQKGNLKTHQKVHTGDYPSSWSTGEGSPCTSGEAEQHQENHTTVTSHGCLVCGEEYTNLPELHKHMRSHSGEKRLICPVCGKTYPREFDLKVHLRTHTGEKPHECIECGKSFVRKQGLRQHQRTHDAKPIGPTRQLGRPKQLATMDRPKQLTRAQMSKKVPKMESDTEMQDCQYYDN; via the exons ATG GACTCTGAAGACCCGTCCAGTTCGTCTTCATCCTGCACCACTGAACCCCAACCCACTGTGTCCGGTGACCAGGAGGACAGTATCCATGGTGATCAGAAAGACACACCGCAGGGTCAGGAGAGGGTTACTGTGAGTCTGGACATCAACAGTGAAACACCAACATTTAATATCGTAgtcaaagaagaagaagactggGAACTAGATAATACAG GAGAGAGTCCCAGCCATCACTCTGCAGCCGGGGAGAGACCCTCTACATCAGGAGAACCTGAACAACACCAGATAAAACGCAGAACGAGGCAGAAAAAGACCCACCCATGCCCAGATTGTGGGAAACACTGCCAGACATTATCGGCACTACAAATACACATGAGaacccacacaggagagaagccttatacctGCTCTGAGTGTGGGAGAGGCTTCACTCATCAATGTAGTTTGAGATACCACCACCAGAAGAAACATTCTGAACAGATTAAAACAGACCCGGATGACAAGATTGGCTGCTGTTGTGGACAAGAGTTCTCTTCAAAGAATGTTCTGGAGGTTCACTTGAAGACAAACACTGGAGACAAGCCTtacacctgctgtgtgtgtgagaagacCTTTACTCATAAAGCATTACTGAAAGTACACCAGCGatcccacacaggagagaagcctttctcTTGCGCTCTGTGTGAGAAGAGTTTTACTCAAAAAGGAAATTTGACAACGCACGAGAAGTCGCACGCTGGAGAGAAACATCCTTGCTCagtctgtggaaagagtttcactCAGAAAGGCTATCTGAAGATTCATCAGCGGCTTCACTGTTCTGAAGGGGAGTTGAGTCCCTCTGCATCAAGAGAACTTGAACACCGACAGAGGAGAGCTAAGGAGACTCACAGATGCCCAGACTGTGGGAAGGAGTTCCCTCAAACATATTACCTGGACAGACacatgagaacacacacaggagaaaagccttaccagtGCTCTGTGTGTGGGATGAGTTTCACGCAGAAAGGAAATTTAAAAACGCATCAGAAAGTGCACACAG GAGATTATCCCAGCTCCTGGTCCACTGGTGAGGGGAGTCCCTGTACATCGGGAGAAGCTGAACAACACCAGGAGAACCACACGACCGTCACATCTCACGGCTGCCTAGTGTGTGGCGAGGAATACACTAACCTCCCAGAACTACACAAACACATGAGATCTCACTCGGGAGAAAAGCGTCTCATCTGCCCTGTGTGTGGCAAGACTTACCCCAGAGAATTTGACCTCAAAGTCCACCtcagaacacatacaggagagaaaccccaCGAGTGCATCGAATGCGGCAAGAGCTTTGTCCGTAAACAAGGGCTCCGGCAGCACCAGCGGACACATGATGCCAAGCCCATCGGACCGACCCGCCAGTTAGGCAGGCCAAAGCAGTTGGCCACCATGGACAGGCCAAAGCAGTTAACCAGGGCTCAGATGTCCAAGAAAGTGCCTAAGATGGAGAGTGATACAGAGATGCAGGACTGCCAATACTATGACAATTAA
- the LOC106594089 gene encoding zinc finger protein 182 isoform X1 yields the protein MEEDSEDPSSSSSSCTTEPQPTVSGDQEDSIHGDQKDTPQGQERVTVSLDINSETPTFNIVVKEEEDWELDNTGESPSHHSAAGERPSTSGEPEQHQIKRRTRQKKTHPCPDCGKHCQTLSALQIHMRTHTGEKPYTCSECGRGFTHQCSLRYHHQKKHSEQIKTDPDDKIGCCCGQEFSSKNVLEVHLKTNTGDKPYTCCVCEKTFTHKALLKVHQRSHTGEKPFSCALCEKSFTQKGNLTTHEKSHAGEKHPCSVCGKSFTQKGYLKIHQRLHCSEGELSPSASRELEHRQRRAKETHRCPDCGKEFPQTYYLDRHMRTHTGEKPYQCSVCGMSFTQKGNLKTHQKVHTGDYPSSWSTGEGSPCTSGEAEQHQENHTTVTSHGCLVCGEEYTNLPELHKHMRSHSGEKRLICPVCGKTYPREFDLKVHLRTHTGEKPHECIECGKSFVRKQGLRQHQRTHDAKPIGPTRQLGRPKQLATMDRPKQLTRAQMSKKVPKMESDTEMQDCQYYDN from the exons ATGGAAGAG GACTCTGAAGACCCGTCCAGTTCGTCTTCATCCTGCACCACTGAACCCCAACCCACTGTGTCCGGTGACCAGGAGGACAGTATCCATGGTGATCAGAAAGACACACCGCAGGGTCAGGAGAGGGTTACTGTGAGTCTGGACATCAACAGTGAAACACCAACATTTAATATCGTAgtcaaagaagaagaagactggGAACTAGATAATACAG GAGAGAGTCCCAGCCATCACTCTGCAGCCGGGGAGAGACCCTCTACATCAGGAGAACCTGAACAACACCAGATAAAACGCAGAACGAGGCAGAAAAAGACCCACCCATGCCCAGATTGTGGGAAACACTGCCAGACATTATCGGCACTACAAATACACATGAGaacccacacaggagagaagccttatacctGCTCTGAGTGTGGGAGAGGCTTCACTCATCAATGTAGTTTGAGATACCACCACCAGAAGAAACATTCTGAACAGATTAAAACAGACCCGGATGACAAGATTGGCTGCTGTTGTGGACAAGAGTTCTCTTCAAAGAATGTTCTGGAGGTTCACTTGAAGACAAACACTGGAGACAAGCCTtacacctgctgtgtgtgtgagaagacCTTTACTCATAAAGCATTACTGAAAGTACACCAGCGatcccacacaggagagaagcctttctcTTGCGCTCTGTGTGAGAAGAGTTTTACTCAAAAAGGAAATTTGACAACGCACGAGAAGTCGCACGCTGGAGAGAAACATCCTTGCTCagtctgtggaaagagtttcactCAGAAAGGCTATCTGAAGATTCATCAGCGGCTTCACTGTTCTGAAGGGGAGTTGAGTCCCTCTGCATCAAGAGAACTTGAACACCGACAGAGGAGAGCTAAGGAGACTCACAGATGCCCAGACTGTGGGAAGGAGTTCCCTCAAACATATTACCTGGACAGACacatgagaacacacacaggagaaaagccttaccagtGCTCTGTGTGTGGGATGAGTTTCACGCAGAAAGGAAATTTAAAAACGCATCAGAAAGTGCACACAG GAGATTATCCCAGCTCCTGGTCCACTGGTGAGGGGAGTCCCTGTACATCGGGAGAAGCTGAACAACACCAGGAGAACCACACGACCGTCACATCTCACGGCTGCCTAGTGTGTGGCGAGGAATACACTAACCTCCCAGAACTACACAAACACATGAGATCTCACTCGGGAGAAAAGCGTCTCATCTGCCCTGTGTGTGGCAAGACTTACCCCAGAGAATTTGACCTCAAAGTCCACCtcagaacacatacaggagagaaaccccaCGAGTGCATCGAATGCGGCAAGAGCTTTGTCCGTAAACAAGGGCTCCGGCAGCACCAGCGGACACATGATGCCAAGCCCATCGGACCGACCCGCCAGTTAGGCAGGCCAAAGCAGTTGGCCACCATGGACAGGCCAAAGCAGTTAACCAGGGCTCAGATGTCCAAGAAAGTGCCTAAGATGGAGAGTGATACAGAGATGCAGGACTGCCAATACTATGACAATTAA